In the Mus pahari chromosome 19, PAHARI_EIJ_v1.1, whole genome shotgun sequence genome, one interval contains:
- the LOC110337137 gene encoding neutrophil antibiotic peptide NP-2-like yields MRMFTLLTILLLLALHTQAESPQGSTEEAPDQEQLVKEDQDISISFGGDKGAALLDADVKSDLICYCKLIGCGFGERLSGACHYRGHVFRLCCR; encoded by the exons ATGAGGATGTTCACTCTGCTCACCATCCTTCTCTTGCTGGCCCTGCACACCCAGGCAGAATCTCCCCAAGGAAGCACTGAGGAGGCTCCGGACCAGGAACAGTTGGTCAAGGAGGACCAGGATATTTCTATATCCTTTGGAGGGGATAAAGGTGCTGCTCTCCTAGATGCAG ATGTGAAGTCAGACTTGATCTGCTATTGCAAACTCATAGGCTGTGGTTTTGGAGAACGGCTCTCTGGGGCCTGCCATTACCGTGGCCACGTCTTCCGACTCTGCTGCCGCTGA